A genomic stretch from Primulina huaijiensis isolate GDHJ02 chromosome 14, ASM1229523v2, whole genome shotgun sequence includes:
- the LOC140957766 gene encoding E3 ubiquitin-protein ligase PUB24-like translates to MDEIEIPQYFICPISLQIMKDPVTTVAGITYDRESIEQWLLTATAEDRYSAVCPVTKQPLPTDSDLTPNHILRRLIQAWCIANAKSGIDQIPTPKSPVHKSVVFKLIRDVKSGDRLLHVNALKKLDELAAEDEKNRKCMAEAGVPKAMVSLILKRFREGKMSGIEEALRILHLTWIPSTAENQKIVEDYMDLIQLILWVLNSESENGTSSKNHALSFLKNIIEVASSSVRERLNLEFFKQMVNILRKRTSPQAMKSVLRVLIETSPSGRNRMKIVEAGAVFEITQLELSNPDKKTTELILNLLANLCSCADGRQKLLEHAGGIAMVAKRLLRVSPATDDSALCIIESLARFSATREVVFEMLRVSAVSKLCMVLQADCAGYLKIKAREILRLHSNAWSNSPCIQVYLLTMHPR, encoded by the coding sequence ATGGATGAAATTGAGATACCTCAGTATTTCATCTGCCCAATATCCCTCCAAATCATGAAAGATCCGGTCACCACCGTCGCGGGCATCACCTACGACCGTGAAAGCATCGAGCAGTGGCTGCTCACAGCCACCGCAGAAGACAGATACTCTGCGGTGTGTCCTGTCACGAAACAGCCCTTGCCCACGGACTCCGACTTGACTCCCAACCACATTCTCAGGCGATTAATCCAGGCTTGGTGCATTGCCAATGCTAAAAGCGGAATCGATCAAATCCCAACACCGAAATCTCCTGTTCATAAATCTGTAGTATTCAAACTCATTCGGGATGTCAAAAGTGGTGACAGATTATTACATGTAAACGCTCTCAAGAAGTTGGATGAATTAGCTGCTGAGGATGAAAAGAACCGGAAATGCATGGCTGAAGCAGGGGTGCCAAAAGCTATGGTTTCTTTAATCTTGAAAAGATTTAGAGAAGGTAAAATGTCAGGAATTGAAGAGGCTCTGAGAATTCTACATCTTACATGGATTCCCAGTACTGCAGAAAACCAGAAGATTGTCGAAGATTACATGGACTTGATTCAATTGATTTTGTGGGTATTAAACAGCGAATCAGAAAATGGAACCTCCTCCAAGAATCATGCTCTCTCATTCTTAAAAAACATCATAGAAGTTGCCAGTTCCAGTGTTAGGGAGAGATTAAACCTCGAATTTTTCAAACAAATGGTGAACATTTTGCGAAAGAGAACATCCCCGCAGGCCATGAAATCTGTTCTTCGTGTGTTAATCGAGACGTCTCCTTCCGGAAGAAACAGGATGAAAATAGTCGAAGCCGGAGCAGTATTCGAAATAACCCAGCTCGAATTGAGCAACCCGGATAAGAAAACAACTGAGCTAATCCTTAACCTATTAGCAAATTTATGTTCTTGCGCCGATGGGCGGCAGAAACTTCTGGAACACGCTGGTGGGATAGCGATGGTAGCGAAACGGCTGCTGAGAGTTTCTCCGGCGACCGACGACAGCGCCCTTTGCATAATCGAATCGCTTGCTAGATTCTCAGCCACGAGAGAGGTGGTTTTTGAAATGTTAAGGGTGAGTGCTGTATCGAAATTATGCATGGTGCTTCAGGCAGATTGTGCGGGTTATTTGAAGATTAAAGCGAGGGAGATTTTGAGACTGCATTCAAATGCATGGAGCAATTCACCTTGTATACAGGTTTATCTTCTGACAATGCATCCTCGATAG